In Citrus sinensis cultivar Valencia sweet orange chromosome 3, DVS_A1.0, whole genome shotgun sequence, the sequence gggaaggtgaaactcttaagaaataaatatgatttaatcaaattctatgtttaattttataaattaaattattttctatttaattttatacatgttttatattttgaaaatttgatttattgtagacaaacaaatgaatttggcacaataaattcttaagatcttaatataaggcatggtgaaatggtattttgacttattgtagacaaattaaattttggcacaataaatacttaatccatcataaaattaaagggaaaataataataatttgtataattaatcttttgagtaataaatctaaaacaaattggcaaaaagaatttattaagttttatttatttctaagagtggatccataaccctaactagttcaattccatagtttcatttaaattaagttgtttatattcaagttttaattttaatttttagataaaataaaataaactaattaaatcttttctctgtggatcgacctcggactcaccgagttataatacaacaagacactcttatacttgggagttaaaatttacttttaagttgtgtcaccACTTTTGTTTTAcagaaattaaagagagagagagagagggagaaatGGCAAAGAGCAAAGATGATATCAAGTATGGAACAGCACAAGCAAGGCTGTCTGAAGATGAAGCAGTGAGGGTGAGCTACAAGCATGGGACACCACTTGAAGGTGGCAAGATTGCTGACTCTGAACCTGTCGATCTTTTCTCCAGTGCTCATAATCTGTCATCAGAGACGCCCAAGAATCATCAGCCGCCGTCTGATGATGGTTCTACTCATCAAGCTGCTGGTGCTGGTCATCAGTCTCAGTTGCGACGCGACCCTGATGCTGCAGCAGGAGGAAATGCTACCACCGATTCAAAATAGAACTTTCTATAGTTGATATGTATTAAGTGATTATCAGAAGTTTAATTTCGATGTTCCATCTTTTACTTTCTTGTTGACGAAGGTTCCTTGGGTtagataatgataaaaaaaaaaaaaaaaacgattgCTTGAAATATGTACTACTAAACGATCACCGTTGGTGTTattaatttctcaattttcataatttacaaTTCGGTCAAGcctatataattaatcatgaatatgctaagatttttaaaagttaattaggaGTCAATGGAAAACAGAAActatcaaaacaataaaatagaatCATCGGAAGAAAATCATTTGCGGATTGATAAGTGATAGATACAGATATAGTATTTTTGTTGATGTACAGTTTATGcctcaacaaaaaaaaatactaggCATTTACCAATACGCGAATGATTTTCTCCACATAATTCTAAATGACTTGCGGACACCCACCCCTAAGGTTCAGGCAAGTTTTACTATTCGGATTTTGAAGAAGTCATAAAacagtttttgaattttaaattggtTGGTTATGTGGATCTGAATTTTAAAGAGTGGTTTCAGACTTgtcgatttttctttttttcaatttaacttgttgctaaaattaaattctgtGAAACGGATAATTTTTGGGATCTTCATGGTTAAAAATCGAGTGTCTTCGTAGGATAAATTGTCGTAGAACTGGTTTCTCTCTGAATTTAGTTTTTCCTATGCTTAAATGATTagattcatttcattttcctattatttttccctttaataAATATGCTTTGCCAAACTTAAGTGGTCAGGATTTATTTGCctatattttctctttaaaaagTACAAAACGAACAAGC encodes:
- the LOC127901291 gene encoding SEED MATURATION PROTEIN 1, translating into MAKSKDDIKYGTAQARLSEDEAVRVSYKHGTPLEGGKIADSEPVDLFSSAHNLSSETPKNHQPPSDDGSTHQAAGAGHQSQLRRDPDAAAGGNATTDSK